A DNA window from Drosophila sechellia strain sech25 chromosome X, ASM438219v1, whole genome shotgun sequence contains the following coding sequences:
- the LOC6617909 gene encoding vesicle transport protein GOT1B produces MIEISDLQKIGIGLAGFGVFFLFLGMLLLFDKGLLAIGNILFISGLACVIGVERTLRFFFQRHKVKGTTAFFGGIVIVLLGFPIIGMIIESYGFFALFSGFFPVAINFLGRVPVLGSLFNLPIMQKIVQKLGGDGNRTTV; encoded by the exons ATGATTGAAATATCAGATCTGCAGA AAATCGGCATCGGCTTGGCTGGTTTTGGCGTTTTCTTTCTGTTTCTCGGCATGCTGCTGCTCTTCGATAAAGGCCTGCTCGCCATTGGCAAT ATTCTATTCATATCGGGCCTGGCCTGCGTCATTGGCGTGGAGCGCACCCTGCGCTTTTTCTTCCAACGGCACAAAGTCAAAGGCACAACGGCCTTCTTCGGAGGAATCGTTATCGTCCTGCTGGGATTCCCCATCATCGGCATGATTATTGAATCCTATGGATTTTTCGCACTCTTCAG CGGCTTCTTCCCCGTCGCCATTAATTTCCTAGGCCGAGTGCCTGTTTTAGGATCGCTGTTTAATTTACCAATTATGCAAAAG ATTGTTCAAAAACTTGGAGGAGACGGCAACCGAACTACAGTATAA
- the LOC6617907 gene encoding cytochrome b-c1 complex subunit 7, which produces MSNYIARKGPAVLSNLGRWAYNLSGFNQYGLHRDDCLYENEDVKEAVRRLPRKLYDERNYRIMRALHLSMTKTILPKEQWTKYEEDVKYLEPYLKEVVKEREEREDWEKIH; this is translated from the exons ATGTCGAACTATATTGCCAGAAAGGGACCCGCAGTTCTCT CAAATCTGGGCAGATGGGCCTACAATCTCTCCGGATTCAACCAATACG GTCTGCATCGCGATGATTGTCTGTATGAGAACGAGGATGTGAAGGAGGCCGTCCGTCGATTGCCCAGGAAGCTGTACGATGAGCGCAACTACCGCATCATGAGGGCCCTCCACCTGTCCATGACCAAGACCATTCTGCCCAAGGAGCAGTGGACCAAGTACGAGGAGGACGTCAAGTATCTGGAACCCTACCTCAAGGAGGTCGTGAAGGAGCGCGAGGAGCGTGAGGACTGGGAAAAGATCCACTAA